The Leucothrix mucor DSM 2157 DNA window TTGGTTATGGTTAGTAGTGATGGGTATGTCTGCAGGTTCATTGTTTTCATTACTAAAAATGAACGCCGACATGAGAAAACATGTAAGCATTTGTCGGGAGCATATTCGTAATGCGCGCATTTATGAAGGCTGCTCCGACCAGAAGTAGGCTGCCTGTAATGTTTTTGTAGTAATATTAATGGTGTAGTCCAGCCCCAAGTGTGCGTATAATCCGCGCCATTATCTTGTTTAGAGAAAAAGTTGTGATTGAGAATTTAAGAAATATTGCCATTATCGCTCACGTTGATCATGGTAAGACGACGCTTGTTGATAAATTGTTGCAGCAGTCTGGTACTTTGGGTGATCGCGCTGAAATGGTTGAGCGCATGATGGACTCCAATGATTTAGAGAAAGAGCGTGGTATTACGATTCTTTCGAAGAACACAGCATTGCGCTGGAAAGACTACCGCATCAATATCGTTGATACCCCAGGCCACGCCGACTTCGGTGGTGAGGTTGAGCGTGTATTGTCGATGGTTGATTCAGTACTGTTGCTGGTTGACGCAGTTGATGGCCCAATGCCACAGACGCGTTTTGTAACCTCTAAAGCATTCGCGATGGGCTTCAAGCCGATCGTAGTAATCAATAAAATTGACCGTCCTGGCGCACGTCCTGACTGGGTATTGGATCAGACTTTCGAGCTGTTCGATAACTTGGGCGCGACTGATGAGCAGTTGGACTTCCCGGTTGTTTACGCTTCTGCTCTGAACGGTTATGCCGGTATGGATGCAGACGTACGCGAAGGTGATATGACGCCATTGTTCCAGGCAATTATCGATAACGTATCTCACCCTGATGTTGAGCCGAACGCTCCATTCCAGTTACAGGTGAGCTCGTTGGACTATAACTCTTACGTTGGTCTGATCGGTATCGGTCGTATCAAGCAAGGTAAGGTTACCAAGAACACTGCGGTTAAAGTTATCGATATCGACGGTAACATCCGCACGGGTCGTGTATTGCAGCCACTGGGTTTTAACGGTTTGGATCGTGTGCCAGTTGATGTCGCTCAAGCGGGTGATATCATTGCATTCACGGGTATGGATAAGCTGAATATCTCTGACACCTTGTGTGATCCTGATCATGTTGCTGCACTTCCTCCGTTGACGGTTGATGAGCCAACAGTAAGCATGACTTTCGTGGTGAATAACTCTCCATTCGCAGGTAAGGAAGGTAAGTATGTTACTTCGCGTAACATTTATGACCGTCTGCAAGAAGAGCTGTTACACAACGTTGCACTGCGTGTTGAGCCAACTGAAGATCCTGAGAAGTTTAAAGTATCTGGTCGTGGTGAATTACACCTGGGTATCCTGATTGAAACCATGCGTCGTGAAGGTTTCGAATTGGCGGTTTCTCGCCCACAAGTTGTTGTGCGTGGTGAAGGTGCTGATCGCGAAGAGCCTTATGAAGCGTTGACCGTTGATGTGGAGGAGCAGCATCAGGGTAGCATCATGGAGAAGCTGGGTGAGCGCCGTGGTGATCTGAAGAACATGGTTCCAGACGGAAAGGGTCGTGTACGTTTGGAGTATGTGATTCCATCACGTGGTCTGATCGGCTTCCAAACTGAGTTCATGACGCTGACTTCTGGTACCGGTTTGCTGTATCACACATTTGATCATTACGGACCTTACCGTAACGAGAAAATCGGTCAGCGTATGAGTGGTGTTCTGATCTCTAGTACTACTGGTAAAGCATTGGCTTATGCATTGTTTAACTTGCAGGAACGCGGCAAGCTATTCATGGGTCACGCTGAAGAAGTATACGAAGGTATGGTTATCGGTATCCATAGTCGTAACAGCGACTTGGTTGTGAACCCAACTAAAGCTAAGCAGTTGACGAACATCCGTGCAGCCGGTACTGATGAGAACTTGGTTCTGGTTCGTCCGATTCGCATGACTTTGGAGCAAGCGCTGGAGTTCATCGATGATGATGAGCTGGTTGAAGTAACACCAAAGAGTATTCGTATTCGTAAGCGCTTCCTGTCTGAGAATGAGCGTAAACGCGCTTCTCGTTCTGGTGCTTAAGTAAAACGTTTAGATCAAAAAAAGGAAGGCTTTTGCCTTCCTTTTTTTATGCCTGCGATTTAGTGATTAAGCCGTCTGGCGTCAAACACATTGGGCATTTGGGTGACTTTATCCAGTAAGTTGGATAGTTGTGTGACATTGCGGATTTGAATGCTAAGCGTCAGGTGTGAAGTCAGCTCTGTAGAGCCGCGGCGCGTAGATATGTTGGCCACATTCACTTGCTCTTTGGCTAAGATGGTCGAGATATCACGTAATAAGCCGGGCTGGTTCAAGCCGTGGATTTGAATATCAACTTTATAGCTGGTGTCTTCCTCGCCCCAGTCAGCTTCCACCAGTCTGACCACTTGCTCTGGCATCAGGTTGTCTTCCTTGATGTTCGGGCAGTCAGTGCGGTGAATAGTGATCCCTCGTCCCATTGTG harbors:
- the typA gene encoding translational GTPase TypA: MIENLRNIAIIAHVDHGKTTLVDKLLQQSGTLGDRAEMVERMMDSNDLEKERGITILSKNTALRWKDYRINIVDTPGHADFGGEVERVLSMVDSVLLLVDAVDGPMPQTRFVTSKAFAMGFKPIVVINKIDRPGARPDWVLDQTFELFDNLGATDEQLDFPVVYASALNGYAGMDADVREGDMTPLFQAIIDNVSHPDVEPNAPFQLQVSSLDYNSYVGLIGIGRIKQGKVTKNTAVKVIDIDGNIRTGRVLQPLGFNGLDRVPVDVAQAGDIIAFTGMDKLNISDTLCDPDHVAALPPLTVDEPTVSMTFVVNNSPFAGKEGKYVTSRNIYDRLQEELLHNVALRVEPTEDPEKFKVSGRGELHLGILIETMRREGFELAVSRPQVVVRGEGADREEPYEALTVDVEEQHQGSIMEKLGERRGDLKNMVPDGKGRVRLEYVIPSRGLIGFQTEFMTLTSGTGLLYHTFDHYGPYRNEKIGQRMSGVLISSTTGKALAYALFNLQERGKLFMGHAEEVYEGMVIGIHSRNSDLVVNPTKAKQLTNIRAAGTDENLVLVRPIRMTLEQALEFIDDDELVEVTPKSIRIRKRFLSENERKRASRSGA